A DNA window from Zingiber officinale cultivar Zhangliang chromosome 3A, Zo_v1.1, whole genome shotgun sequence contains the following coding sequences:
- the LOC122050554 gene encoding uncharacterized protein LOC122050554 translates to MGFGVTPSKVGASVQQNRTVQQLQTIVQNVQQQMQEMRQQNQLEMQEMRSMFLQSMRQQNHPEQIASGGICSGIGNEFGSNSDINIGAKKSNLRNVSRGDICANTKCKLLHWSAEELVVAEGRILWDETLEMVTHLLDVLQSYQELEETKAETEKLRAEVTTKAEQMRLTLQELDTVKMEASSEKKRRKTSSTKLEWVKLEIQKAELEALRAKSDIWKAEMNIWKAELETQKVKMESKEVELEDYQARERVLGR, encoded by the exons ATGGGCTTTGGAGTAACACCATCGAAAGTTGGAGCTTCTGTGCAACAAAATAGAACGGTTCAACAACTTCAAACTATAGTACAAAATGTTCAACaacaaatgcaagaaatgaggcaacaaaatcaactagaaatgcaagaaatgaggtcTATGTTTTTACAAAGTATGAGACAACAAAATCATCCAGAACAG ATTGCTAGTGGTGGCATTTGTAGTGGTATTGGGAATGAATTTGGTAGCAATAGCGATATCAATATTGGTGCCAAAAAA TCAAATTTGAGAAATGTGAGTCGTGGAGATATCTGTGCTAATACTAAATGTAAGCTGCTTCATTGGTCTGCTGAAGAATTAGTTGTTGCAGAAGGTCGAATT TTGTGGGATGAGACCCTAGAGATGGTCACTCATTTACTCGACGTTCTACAATCCTATCAG GAGTTGGAGGAGACGAAAGCCGAGACGGAGAAACTAAGAGCTGAGGTTACAACCAAAGCAGAGCAAATGCGCTTGACGCTGCAAGAGTTGGATACAGTTAAGATGGAG GCCTCCTCAGAGAAGAAACGGAGGAAAACGTCCTCCACTAAGTTGGAGTGGGTCAAGTTAGAGATTCAAAAGGCTGAGCTGGAGGCCTTGAGGGCCAAGTCCGATATTTGGAAGGCTGAGATGAATATCTGGAAGGCTGAGCTAGAAACCCAAAAGGTTAAGATGGAGAGCAAGGAGGTGGAGCTTGAAGACTATCAAGCTAGAGAGAGGGTGTTGGGTCGCTAA